A region from the Aliarcobacter thereius LMG 24486 genome encodes:
- a CDS encoding FAD-dependent oxidoreductase codes for MSAKHYEVIVVGGGISGAALFFELAKYSDINNICLLEKYEDLATLNSKGTSNSQTIHVGDIETNYTFEKAKITKRTAKMIEKFNLMYNLQDKIMFKHQKMALGVGEKEVEFITNRYNQFKEIFPYLELWDKEALKEKEPLLVYSDKNRTVERPEPIIAMGTNDQYTTVDFGAMTKELVKAATEADSNKTTDVFFNSEVDEIEKIDNKFKITTKNGTVYTADFVVVNAGAHSLYLAHKMGHGKHMGSLSMAGSFYITNGTYLNGKVYMVQNDKLPFAALHGDPDILCDGKTRFGPTALALLVLERYKGGKSFFQCLKTLNFDGSILKIFWDLLKDSDIRNYIFKNFLFEIPGINKKLFVKDAQKIVPSLSADDIEYAKNFGGVRPQVLNKNEKKLMLGEASITEEAGIIYNMTPSPGATSCLGNAERDIKLVTQYLGKTFYEDKFLADFTDNK; via the coding sequence ATGAGTGCAAAACACTATGAAGTAATTGTTGTAGGTGGTGGAATTTCTGGAGCAGCTCTATTTTTTGAGTTAGCAAAATATTCAGATATTAACAATATTTGTCTATTAGAAAAATATGAAGATTTGGCAACTTTGAATTCAAAAGGAACAAGCAACTCTCAAACAATCCACGTTGGAGATATTGAGACAAACTATACTTTTGAAAAAGCTAAAATCACAAAAAGAACAGCAAAAATGATTGAGAAGTTTAACTTAATGTATAATCTTCAAGATAAAATTATGTTCAAACATCAAAAAATGGCTTTAGGTGTTGGTGAAAAAGAAGTTGAATTTATAACAAATAGATATAATCAATTTAAAGAAATTTTCCCATATTTAGAACTTTGGGATAAAGAAGCTTTAAAAGAAAAAGAACCTCTTTTAGTATATTCAGATAAAAATAGAACTGTAGAAAGACCTGAACCAATTATCGCAATGGGAACAAATGACCAATATACAACTGTTGATTTTGGTGCTATGACTAAAGAACTTGTAAAAGCTGCTACTGAAGCTGATTCAAATAAAACTACTGATGTCTTTTTTAACTCAGAAGTTGATGAAATTGAAAAAATTGATAATAAATTTAAAATAACTACTAAAAATGGTACAGTTTATACAGCTGATTTTGTTGTTGTAAATGCTGGTGCTCACTCATTATATTTAGCTCACAAAATGGGTCATGGAAAACATATGGGTTCACTATCTATGGCTGGTTCATTTTATATTACAAATGGAACATATTTAAATGGTAAAGTTTATATGGTACAAAATGATAAATTACCATTTGCTGCTCTTCATGGTGATCCAGATATTTTATGTGATGGAAAAACAAGATTTGGACCAACAGCTCTAGCTCTTCTTGTTTTAGAAAGATATAAAGGTGGAAAATCTTTCTTCCAATGCTTAAAAACTTTAAATTTTGATGGAAGTATTTTAAAAATATTCTGGGATCTGTTAAAAGATAGCGATATTAGAAACTATATTTTCAAAAACTTCTTATTTGAAATTCCAGGAATAAACAAAAAATTATTTGTAAAAGATGCACAAAAAATAGTTCCTTCATTAAGTGCTGATGATATTGAGTATGCAAAAAACTTTGGTGGAGTAAGACCACAAGTTTTAAATAAAAATGAGAAAAAACTAATGCTAGGAGAAGCTTCAATTACTGAAGAAGCTGGAATTATTTATAATATGACTCCCTCTCCTGGTGCTACTTCTTGTTTAGGAAATGCAGAAAGAGATATAAAGTTAGTTACGCAATATCTTGGAAAAACTTTCTATGAAGATAAGTTCTTAGCTGATTTTACAGATAATAAATAG
- the ileS gene encoding isoleucine--tRNA ligase, which produces MDYKESLLLPKTDFPMRGNLPNNEPIRYKKWDEEKIYEKMKSNRVGCESFTLHDGPPYANGNIHIGHALNKVLKDIINKYHYFNGKSIRYTPGWDCHGLPIEQKVEEKIGSQKKKELPKSKLRELCREHATKFIDIQKGEFKQLGVIADWENPYLTMDFKFEANIYRELCEIAKQGLLVQRSKPVYWSWAAQTALAEAEVEYEDKISPSIYVAFKLQDIDASVIIWTTTPWTLPANQAIALNSEEEYVITSDKFIVAKKLYNSLIEQEIISGNIEKTIDIKSLEKTKAINPLNGRDSLIIFGEHVEMSSGSGAVHTAPGHGEDDYKVSLEYGIEVIMPVDSYGKYDETIIREKLFKDTDKYLGMNVLKANDLILEDLGSALLKKVDIKHSYPHCWRTHTPIIFRATKQWFISIDDKYGKQDKTLRQNALETIENLTFYPEWGRNRLRSMLDGRPDWCISRQRDWGVPIAFFRNKKTDEIIFDEKVLNFTAMIFEQHGCDAWYDMEIKDLLYPGSGLNPNDLEKTLDILDVWFDSGSTQNAVLRSGNYDAGTFPADMYLEGSDQHRGWFQSSLLTTLASSEVAPYKAILTHGFTVDEKGEKMSKSKGNVVAPDKVLKEYGSEILRVWVAMSDYQGDLKISDNILKQNAELYRKIRNTIRFLLANIDGLETVVDVDKMGVLDKWILSKAKRVFDEIESSFKVYEFSKGLNKLNNFLVADLSGIYLDVCKDRLYCDDKNDIHRVASQSAMAMITKKLISTLACILTYTMDELLDFAPTIIKGDAKDIYDFEKFDLPEVKSDINDELFIEAKEKFSEIKDALSKEKLIKSTLELEIFTNSKEFLSLDEVEASDWFLVSKLSNSSSNSELVGSFKLEENEFKVFKASGHKCPRCWKFTSKSIDSLCSRCEEVVK; this is translated from the coding sequence ATGGATTATAAAGAGAGTTTACTTCTTCCAAAGACAGATTTTCCAATGAGAGGAAATCTTCCTAACAATGAACCAATAAGGTACAAAAAATGGGATGAAGAAAAAATATATGAGAAAATGAAATCAAATAGAGTTGGATGTGAGAGTTTCACACTTCACGATGGACCACCTTATGCAAATGGAAATATTCACATAGGTCATGCACTAAATAAAGTTTTAAAAGATATTATAAATAAGTATCACTATTTTAATGGAAAAAGTATAAGATATACTCCAGGATGGGATTGTCACGGGCTTCCAATAGAACAAAAAGTTGAAGAAAAAATAGGAAGCCAAAAGAAAAAAGAGCTTCCAAAATCAAAATTAAGAGAACTTTGTAGAGAACATGCTACAAAATTTATTGATATACAAAAAGGGGAGTTTAAACAATTAGGAGTAATTGCTGATTGGGAAAACCCATATTTAACAATGGATTTTAAATTTGAAGCAAATATATATAGGGAACTTTGTGAAATTGCAAAACAAGGATTACTAGTTCAAAGAAGTAAGCCTGTATATTGGTCGTGGGCTGCTCAAACAGCTTTAGCAGAAGCAGAAGTTGAATATGAAGATAAAATATCTCCATCTATTTATGTCGCATTTAAACTTCAAGATATTGATGCAAGTGTTATTATTTGGACAACAACTCCTTGGACTTTACCAGCAAATCAAGCAATAGCTTTAAATAGTGAAGAAGAGTATGTAATAACTAGTGATAAATTTATTGTTGCAAAAAAATTATATAACTCTTTAATAGAGCAAGAGATTATCTCTGGAAATATTGAAAAAACTATTGATATTAAATCTTTAGAAAAAACAAAAGCAATAAATCCACTTAATGGAAGAGATTCTTTAATTATTTTTGGTGAACACGTGGAAATGAGTTCAGGTTCTGGTGCAGTTCATACAGCACCAGGACACGGAGAAGATGATTATAAAGTATCATTAGAATATGGAATTGAAGTTATTATGCCTGTTGATTCATATGGAAAATATGATGAAACAATTATTAGAGAAAAACTATTTAAAGATACAGATAAATATCTTGGAATGAATGTTTTAAAAGCAAATGATTTAATTCTTGAAGATTTAGGAAGTGCACTACTTAAAAAGGTAGATATAAAACACTCTTACCCACACTGTTGGAGAACACATACTCCAATTATTTTTAGAGCTACAAAGCAGTGGTTTATCTCTATTGATGATAAATATGGAAAACAAGATAAAACATTAAGACAAAATGCACTTGAAACTATTGAAAATCTTACATTCTATCCAGAGTGGGGAAGAAATAGATTAAGATCAATGCTTGATGGAAGACCTGATTGGTGTATTTCAAGACAGAGAGATTGGGGAGTTCCAATAGCATTTTTCAGAAATAAAAAAACAGATGAGATAATTTTTGATGAAAAAGTTTTAAATTTTACAGCTATGATTTTTGAACAACATGGTTGTGATGCTTGGTATGATATGGAGATTAAAGATTTACTATATCCAGGAAGTGGATTAAATCCTAATGATTTAGAGAAAACTTTAGATATTTTAGATGTTTGGTTTGATAGTGGAAGTACACAAAATGCTGTTTTAAGAAGTGGAAACTATGATGCTGGAACTTTTCCTGCTGATATGTATCTTGAAGGAAGTGATCAACATAGAGGTTGGTTCCAATCTTCACTTCTAACAACACTTGCTTCAAGTGAAGTTGCACCATATAAAGCTATTTTAACTCATGGATTCACTGTTGATGAAAAAGGTGAAAAAATGAGTAAATCAAAAGGTAATGTTGTTGCTCCTGATAAAGTTTTAAAAGAGTATGGAAGTGAAATACTAAGAGTTTGGGTTGCTATGAGTGACTATCAAGGAGATCTTAAAATTTCTGATAATATTTTAAAACAAAATGCTGAACTATATAGAAAAATTAGAAATACAATAAGATTTTTACTTGCAAATATTGATGGACTTGAAACAGTAGTTGATGTTGATAAAATGGGAGTTTTAGATAAATGGATTTTATCAAAAGCAAAAAGAGTTTTTGATGAGATAGAATCTTCATTTAAGGTTTATGAATTTTCAAAAGGTTTAAATAAATTAAATAATTTCTTAGTTGCAGATCTTTCAGGAATTTATCTTGATGTTTGTAAAGATAGATTATATTGTGATGATAAAAATGATATTCATAGAGTTGCATCTCAAAGTGCTATGGCAATGATTACTAAAAAACTAATTAGTACATTAGCTTGTATTTTAACTTATACAATGGATGAATTATTAGATTTTGCACCAACAATTATTAAAGGAGATGCAAAAGATATATATGATTTTGAAAAATTTGATTTACCAGAAGTTAAATCAGATATAAATGATGAGTTATTTATTGAAGCGAAAGAGAAGTTTTCTGAGATAAAAGATGCTTTAAGCAAAGAGAAACTTATAAAATCTACTTTAGAATTAGAAATATTTACAAATAGTAAAGAGTTCTTATCTTTAGATGAAGTTGAGGCTAGTGATTGGTTTTTAGTTAGTAAGCTTTCAAACTCTAGTTCAAATAGTGAACTTGTAGGGAGCTTTAAACTTGAAGAAAATGAGTTTAAAGTATTTAAAGCAAGTGGACACAAATGCCCAAGATGTTGGAAATTTACTTCAAAATCTATTGATTCATTGTGTTCAAGATGTGAAGAAGTGGTTAAATAA
- a CDS encoding NifU family protein, translating into MFPFTDEDLQEPVKNIITNKISPMLARDGGAIELLNIKNAKVYIQLQGACVGCSASGSTLKYVVEKELKSAIHPDLKIINVPIGKSDYLED; encoded by the coding sequence ATGTTTCCATTTACAGATGAAGATTTACAAGAGCCAGTAAAAAATATAATTACAAATAAAATTTCACCAATGCTTGCAAGAGATGGTGGAGCAATTGAGTTATTAAATATAAAAAATGCAAAAGTTTATATACAGCTACAAGGTGCCTGTGTAGGATGTAGTGCAAGTGGAAGCACTTTAAAATATGTAGTTGAAAAAGAGTTGAAAAGTGCTATTCATCCTGATTTAAAAATAATTAATGTTCCTATTGGAAAATCTGATTATTTAGAGGATTAA
- a CDS encoding UDP-N-acetylmuramoyl-L-alanyl-D-glutamate--2,6-diaminopimelate ligase — translation MKLIIKDKIFTDNTNDLEKDSIFVVSKQNSKFENIAKDGGFKTISSNELKNYLDMSSIKIIGVTGTNGKTTTATTIYNIFLALGCKVALQGTRGFFINGVQEEEYSLTTPVQIGNFLNIQKAINKSCEFFIMEVSSHAIEQNRIEGLKFALKIHTNITRDHLDYHKTVEEYINIKNLFLSDESLKLVNIDDKVLKYNPKNAYTYSIISSSNFKVDSYNLENMMKVEFINENKKYNFSSKMLGVFNIYNLMASISAVKILTKNSFEEICETLKNYGGVSGRVEIVSLNPLVILDFAHTPDGMEEVLKSFPNKDIICVFGAGGNRDSAKRPLMGEIAEKYSKHIVVTSDNPRFEDPKDIIKNILSGIKNKINVLVEENRKEAIKKAISLANENSVVLVLGKGDEATQIIGNEKIHFSDKEEILNILNK, via the coding sequence ATGAAGTTAATCATAAAAGATAAAATATTTACAGATAATACAAATGACTTAGAAAAAGATAGTATATTTGTTGTTTCAAAACAAAATTCAAAGTTCGAAAATATTGCAAAAGATGGTGGATTTAAAACTATATCTTCTAATGAACTAAAAAACTATTTAGATATGAGTAGTATAAAAATCATTGGAGTAACTGGAACAAATGGTAAAACAACAACAGCTACTACAATATATAATATATTTTTAGCTCTTGGATGTAAAGTTGCATTACAAGGGACTAGAGGATTTTTTATCAATGGAGTGCAAGAAGAAGAATATTCTTTAACAACTCCTGTGCAAATTGGAAATTTTCTTAATATTCAAAAAGCAATAAACAAATCTTGTGAATTTTTCATTATGGAAGTAAGTTCTCATGCAATTGAACAAAATAGAATTGAAGGTTTAAAATTTGCATTAAAAATTCATACAAATATAACAAGAGATCATCTTGATTATCACAAAACAGTAGAAGAGTATATAAATATAAAAAATCTCTTTTTAAGTGATGAATCTTTGAAACTTGTAAATATAGATGATAAAGTTCTAAAATATAATCCTAAAAATGCTTATACTTATTCAATAATTAGTAGTTCAAATTTTAAAGTAGATTCATACAATCTTGAAAATATGATGAAAGTTGAATTTATAAATGAAAACAAGAAATATAATTTTTCATCAAAAATGTTAGGTGTTTTTAATATCTATAATCTTATGGCATCAATTTCTGCTGTAAAAATACTTACAAAAAATAGTTTTGAAGAAATTTGTGAAACTTTAAAAAACTATGGTGGAGTTAGTGGAAGAGTAGAAATTGTATCTTTAAATCCACTTGTAATTTTAGATTTTGCTCATACTCCAGATGGAATGGAAGAGGTTTTAAAAAGCTTTCCAAATAAAGATATTATTTGTGTTTTTGGTGCAGGTGGAAACCGAGATAGTGCAAAAAGACCACTTATGGGAGAAATTGCAGAGAAGTATTCTAAACACATAGTTGTAACAAGTGATAATCCAAGATTTGAAGACCCCAAAGATATCATAAAAAATATTTTATCAGGAATCAAAAATAAAATAAATGTTTTAGTAGAAGAAAATAGAAAAGAAGCTATAAAAAAAGCTATATCTTTGGCAAATGAAAATAGTGTTGTATTAGTTTTAGGAAAAGGTGATGAAGCAACACAAATTATTGGGAATGAGAAGATACATTTCTCAGATAAAGAGGAGATATTAAATATTTTAAATAAATAA
- a CDS encoding PAS domain-containing protein, which translates to MSKEVKFGKDIIFVTETDEKGIIIFANDDFCKVSGYLLNELVGNPHNIVRHEDMPKDVFANLWKTIKSGKIWKGIVKNKTKNGDYYWVNATVYSSKSINGGVRYVSVRVKPTDQEILEANKLYL; encoded by the coding sequence GTGTCGAAAGAAGTTAAATTTGGTAAAGATATAATCTTTGTAACAGAGACAGATGAAAAAGGCATTATTATCTTTGCAAATGATGATTTTTGCAAAGTATCTGGTTATTTATTAAATGAGTTAGTTGGCAATCCACACAATATTGTTAGGCACGAAGATATGCCTAAAGATGTTTTTGCTAACTTGTGGAAAACAATAAAAAGTGGAAAAATATGGAAAGGAATAGTTAAAAATAAAACAAAGAATGGAGATTATTATTGGGTCAATGCTACAGTATATTCTTCAAAAAGTATAAATGGAGGGGTAAGATATGTTTCTGTTAGGGTAAAACCAACTGATCAAGAGATATTAGAAGCTAATAAATTATATTTATAA
- a CDS encoding methyl-accepting chemotaxis protein, with protein sequence MFFGREKRYVLQKLSEIELYLKNETNSLTIDENETCDKEIKNKIDSILNILNKKHDDELLIYGEIMLISEKIGKGIIGDKIFHTNTSNIKLNYIAKTINNLVLTLQDKIDKIISILCEYSKYNYINSLNSDIENNDFKKLFEGINILGQTITEMLLESSSNGTILENNSRILLYNVDILNSSSKEAALNLEETSAALDEITSQVRNSTDNILKVSNLSKNVRKSSSDGENFANQTVLSMEEINNQVALVNEAISIIDNIAFQTNILSLNAAVEAATAGENGKGFAVVASEVRNLAIRSAEATKKIKSIVETANKKAQNGKNIANNMIIGYKELNKNIIQTIELIEEIQAVSKEQLLRIEQINDSVSVLDEQTQKNASVASQSKEVAITTDNISKLIVNSVNSKEFTGKKKVL encoded by the coding sequence ATGTTTTTTGGTAGAGAAAAAAGATATGTTTTACAAAAATTAAGTGAAATTGAATTATATTTAAAGAATGAAACAAATTCTTTAACGATTGATGAAAATGAAACTTGTGACAAAGAGATAAAAAATAAGATAGATTCAATACTAAATATATTAAATAAAAAACATGATGATGAGCTTTTAATATATGGTGAAATCATGCTTATTTCAGAAAAAATTGGCAAAGGTATTATAGGAGATAAAATTTTCCATACAAATACTTCTAATATAAAGCTAAATTATATAGCTAAAACTATAAATAATTTGGTCTTAACTCTTCAAGATAAGATTGATAAAATCATAAGTATTCTTTGTGAATACAGTAAATATAACTATATTAATAGTTTAAATTCAGATATAGAAAATAATGATTTTAAAAAGTTATTTGAAGGTATAAATATCCTTGGACAAACTATTACAGAAATGTTACTTGAAAGTAGTTCAAATGGAACTATTCTAGAAAATAACTCTAGAATTCTTCTATATAATGTTGATATTTTAAATTCGTCTTCAAAAGAAGCAGCTTTAAATTTAGAAGAAACATCAGCAGCCTTAGATGAGATTACAAGTCAAGTAAGAAATAGTACGGATAATATTTTGAAAGTTTCAAATTTATCAAAAAATGTTAGAAAATCTTCAAGTGATGGAGAAAATTTTGCAAATCAAACAGTATTATCTATGGAAGAGATTAATAATCAAGTTGCTTTAGTAAATGAAGCAATTAGTATAATAGATAATATTGCATTTCAGACAAATATTCTTTCATTAAATGCAGCAGTAGAAGCTGCAACAGCAGGTGAAAATGGAAAAGGTTTTGCAGTTGTTGCAAGTGAAGTAAGAAATCTTGCAATTAGGAGTGCAGAAGCTACTAAAAAGATAAAAAGTATAGTAGAAACTGCAAATAAAAAAGCACAAAATGGAAAGAACATAGCTAATAATATGATTATTGGATATAAAGAGTTGAATAAAAATATTATTCAAACAATAGAACTAATAGAAGAGATTCAAGCAGTTTCAAAAGAACAACTTTTAAGAATAGAGCAGATAAATGATTCTGTGTCTGTACTTGATGAACAAACTCAAAAGAATGCTAGTGTTGCTTCTCAATCAAAAGAAGTTGCTATTACAACTGATAATATCTCAAAATTAATTGTAAATAGTGTAAATTCAAAAGAGTTTACAGGAAAGAAAAAAGTATTGTAA
- the rpsB gene encoding 30S ribosomal protein S2, producing the protein MVTMKDLLECGVHFGHQTRRWNPKMKKFIFGVRKNIYIIDLQKTLRYFRYTYNVVKDRAAEGQTMIFVGTKKQASETIKKAAEACGMPYVNHRWLGGMLTNFGTIKKSIRKLEIIKKMREEGQLDLLTKKEALMLTRKEEKLELYLGGIKEMHKLPDMMFVLDAVKEKIAIAEARRLGITVIAPLDTNCDPDVVDLPIPGNDDAIRSIHLFCNEMSAAMNEGKAILAENNGEEVVEPVSQAEQDEVLAEAVAEGEAEGINVEGEEA; encoded by the coding sequence ATGGTTACAATGAAAGACCTATTAGAATGTGGAGTACATTTCGGACACCAAACAAGAAGATGGAATCCAAAAATGAAAAAATTCATTTTCGGAGTTAGAAAAAACATCTATATTATAGATTTACAAAAAACTCTAAGATATTTTAGATATACATACAATGTTGTAAAAGATAGAGCTGCTGAAGGTCAAACAATGATTTTTGTTGGTACTAAAAAACAAGCTAGTGAAACAATAAAAAAAGCTGCTGAAGCTTGTGGAATGCCATATGTAAACCATAGATGGTTAGGTGGGATGCTTACAAACTTTGGAACAATTAAAAAATCAATTAGAAAATTAGAAATTATTAAAAAAATGAGAGAAGAAGGGCAATTAGACCTTTTAACTAAAAAAGAAGCTTTAATGCTTACAAGAAAAGAAGAGAAACTAGAGCTATATCTTGGTGGAATCAAAGAGATGCATAAACTTCCAGATATGATGTTTGTTCTTGATGCTGTTAAAGAAAAAATTGCTATTGCAGAAGCTAGAAGATTAGGAATTACAGTTATTGCACCATTAGATACAAACTGTGATCCAGATGTTGTTGATTTACCAATTCCAGGAAATGATGATGCTATTAGATCAATTCACTTATTCTGCAACGAAATGTCTGCTGCTATGAATGAAGGTAAAGCAATTTTAGCTGAGAATAATGGTGAAGAAGTAGTTGAACCAGTATCTCAAGCTGAGCAAGATGAAGTTTTAGCTGAAGCTGTTGCAGAAGGTGAAGCTGAAGGAATTAATGTAGAAGGAGAAGAAGCATAA
- the tsf gene encoding translation elongation factor Ts, giving the protein MAGATPQLIKELRELTGAGMMDCKNALNETGGDIEKAVQALREAGLGKAAKKAGNVAAEGLIAIEINNNNTKAVILELNSQTDFVAKNDNFINITKEITAHALNSNISDAESLNNSTIAGQEFQTYLAEKIATIGENLVARKLDSVEGNVVNGYVHVTGRTGVILAAKCDEAAKEKTAALLRNIAMHASAMKPTVISYKDLDPAFVESENRAIRAEIEAENDELRRLGKPQKKIPDFVSKSQLTDEAIASAKARFEEELKAQGKPEKIWANIIPGQIERFITDNTQLDTRFALLSQAYVMNDKQTVEQAIAEVDASIEITSYIRFELGEGIEKKEEDFAAEVAKQMGK; this is encoded by the coding sequence ATGGCAGGAGCAACACCACAACTAATCAAGGAGTTAAGAGAACTTACTGGTGCTGGTATGATGGATTGTAAAAATGCATTAAATGAGACTGGTGGAGATATTGAAAAAGCTGTTCAGGCTTTAAGAGAAGCAGGACTTGGAAAAGCTGCTAAGAAAGCTGGAAATGTAGCTGCTGAAGGACTTATTGCTATTGAAATCAATAACAATAATACAAAAGCTGTTATTTTAGAGTTAAACTCGCAAACAGATTTTGTTGCAAAAAATGATAACTTTATTAATATTACAAAAGAGATTACAGCTCATGCTTTAAACTCAAATATTTCTGATGCTGAATCATTAAATAATTCAACTATTGCAGGGCAAGAGTTTCAAACATATTTAGCAGAAAAAATTGCAACTATTGGTGAAAACTTAGTTGCTAGAAAATTGGATTCAGTTGAAGGTAATGTTGTAAATGGTTATGTACATGTTACAGGAAGAACAGGAGTTATCTTAGCTGCTAAATGTGATGAAGCTGCAAAAGAAAAAACAGCTGCTCTTTTAAGAAACATTGCAATGCATGCATCTGCTATGAAACCAACAGTTATTTCATATAAAGATTTAGATCCTGCATTTGTTGAGTCTGAAAATAGAGCTATTAGAGCAGAGATTGAAGCTGAAAACGATGAGTTAAGAAGACTTGGAAAACCTCAAAAGAAAATTCCAGACTTTGTTTCTAAATCACAATTAACAGATGAAGCAATTGCAAGTGCAAAAGCTAGATTTGAAGAAGAGTTAAAAGCTCAAGGGAAACCTGAAAAAATCTGGGCAAATATTATACCAGGACAAATTGAGAGATTTATCACTGATAATACTCAATTAGATACAAGATTTGCTCTTTTATCACAAGCTTATGTAATGAATGATAAACAAACAGTAGAACAAGCAATTGCTGAAGTTGATGCTTCTATTGAAATTACATCTTACATCAGATTTGAACTTGGTGAAGGTATTGAGAAAAAAGAAGAAGATTTTGCAGCTGAAGTTGCAAAACAAATGGGAAAATAA
- a CDS encoding ABC transporter ATP-binding protein, which yields MSENLKNSETPASLLLEAKNISHNFDYELFKDINLKVNSKESIAIIGTSGSGKSTFLNILSSLLKPTTGNVVFKSKDIYSLKQNEILNIRREDFGIIFQAHYLFRGFSAEENLEVAKYLSNKEIDYNFLKELDIAHVLNQGVGELSGGQQQRLSIARILLKKPKIIFADEPTGNLDKDTALLVMNALFKYVKEQDAALVLVTHEESLAFMCDRVLKLEEFNLKEIKE from the coding sequence GTGAGTGAAAATTTGAAAAATAGTGAAACTCCTGCATCTTTACTACTTGAAGCAAAAAACATATCACACAATTTTGATTATGAACTTTTTAAAGATATAAATTTAAAAGTAAATTCTAAAGAATCAATTGCAATTATTGGTACTAGTGGAAGTGGAAAATCTACATTTTTAAATATTTTGTCTTCACTTTTAAAGCCAACAACTGGAAATGTTGTTTTTAAAAGTAAAGATATATATTCACTAAAACAAAATGAGATATTAAATATAAGAAGAGAAGATTTTGGAATTATTTTTCAAGCACATTATCTATTTAGAGGATTTAGTGCAGAAGAAAATTTGGAAGTTGCAAAATATTTAAGCAATAAAGAGATAGACTATAATTTTTTAAAAGAGCTTGATATAGCTCATGTTTTGAATCAAGGAGTTGGAGAGCTTAGTGGTGGACAACAACAAAGATTATCTATCGCAAGAATTCTTTTAAAAAAACCAAAAATTATTTTTGCAGATGAACCAACAGGAAATTTGGATAAAGATACAGCACTTTTGGTTATGAATGCTCTATTTAAATATGTAAAAGAACAAGATGCTGCTTTAGTACTTGTAACTCACGAAGAGAGTTTAGCTTTTATGTGCGATAGAGTTTTAAAACTTGAAGAGTTTAATTTAAAGGAGATAAAAGAGTGA
- the gmk gene encoding guanylate kinase, with product MYEIKGAILIVSGPSGCGKSTLLRDVFKNIPNSYFSISTTTRAPRDGEINGIDYFFVSKEEFEKDIKNANFLEYAKVHDNYYGTSLKPVIEALNEGKLVVFDIDVQGHKIIRKKLHNVVTSVFITTPTLKILEQRLTSRDTDSQDIIEKRIKNAKNEVEEFLDYDYLIINEKLDKASNELVSIARVARIKSKLFEKDEILNSWLDL from the coding sequence ATGTATGAAATAAAAGGTGCTATTTTAATTGTTTCAGGACCAAGTGGATGTGGAAAATCAACTCTTTTAAGAGATGTTTTCAAAAATATTCCAAATAGCTATTTTTCTATTTCAACAACAACAAGAGCCCCAAGAGATGGAGAAATAAATGGTATTGATTACTTTTTTGTAAGCAAAGAAGAGTTTGAAAAAGATATCAAAAATGCAAATTTTTTAGAGTATGCAAAAGTTCATGATAATTATTATGGAACTTCTTTAAAGCCTGTTATTGAAGCATTAAATGAAGGAAAACTAGTTGTTTTTGATATAGATGTTCAAGGTCATAAGATTATTAGAAAAAAACTACATAATGTAGTGACTTCTGTTTTTATAACAACACCAACACTAAAAATATTAGAGCAAAGATTAACTTCAAGAGATACAGATAGCCAAGATATTATTGAAAAAAGAATTAAAAATGCAAAAAATGAAGTAGAAGAATTTTTGGATTATGATTATTTAATTATAAATGAAAAACTTGATAAAGCTTCAAATGAGTTAGTTTCAATAGCCAGAGTTGCTAGAATTAAATCAAAATTATTTGAAAAAGATGAAATTTTAAATAGTTGGTTGGATTTATAA